The following coding sequences lie in one Rutidosis leptorrhynchoides isolate AG116_Rl617_1_P2 chromosome 4, CSIRO_AGI_Rlap_v1, whole genome shotgun sequence genomic window:
- the LOC139841902 gene encoding uncharacterized mitochondrial protein AtMg00810-like produces MGFRDTKHPDHVCLLKKSLYGLKQAPRAWHQRFADFVSTIGFVHSKCNHSLFIYHKDNEISYLLLYVDDIILTTNTSKLRNSLMELLAKEFAMKDLGPLGSFLGITVTRSSNGLFLDQQAYARDIIQRADLVHCNPVSTPVDTNGKQSNEVGKPYSNPTEYRSLAGALQYLTFTRPDITYDVQQVCLHMHAPHDAHMLALKRIIRYIKGTLSLGLHISKGSSNSLYSYTDADWAGCPDTRRSTSGYCVYLGDNLISWSSKRQAIVSRSSAEAEYRGVANVVAKTCWLRNLLLELHNPLSKATLVFCDKVSAVYLSGNPVQHQRTKHIELDIHFVREKVARGQVRVLHVPTRFQIADIFTKGLPRVLFEEFRYSLCIRDSNASTEGEYKST; encoded by the coding sequence ATGGGGTTTCGAGATACTAAACATCCTGATCACGTATGTCTCTTAAAGAAATCTCTCTATGGCTTAaagcaagctcctagagcttggcaCCAACGCTTTGCTGATTTTGTCTCTACGATTGGCTTTGTTCATAGCAAATGCAATCATTCGTTATTCATTTATCACAAAGATAATGAAATTTCATATCTACTTCTTTACGTGGATGACATTATTTTAACCACTAACACTTCCAAGTTACGAAATTCACTCATGGAATTATTAGCCAAAGAATTTGCTATGAAAGATTTAGGTCCACTCGGCTCATTTCTTGGCATTACAGTGACCCGTAGCTCTAATGGCTTGTTTCTCGATCAACAAGCATACGCACGTGACATCATTCAGCGTGCGGATCTCGTACATTGCAATCCTGTTAGTACCCCTGTTGACACTAATGGGAAACAAAGTAATGAAGTTGGCAAACCATATTCTAATCCTACAGAATATCGTAGTCTCGCCGGTGCACTTCAATACCTTACATTTACGCGCCCCGACATCACTTATGATGTACAACAAGTGTGCCTCCATATGCATGCTCCACATGATGCACACATGCTTGCCTTGAAACGCATCATACGATACATTAAAGGCACTTTATCTCTCGGGTTACATATCTCAAAGGGTTCCTCAAACTCTCTTTACTCATATACCGATGCGGATTGGGCTGGTTGCCCGGATACCCGACGATCTACTTCCGGGTACTGTGTCTACCTGGGTGATAACTTAATTTCTTGGTCTTCCAAACGACAGGCTATTGTTTCTAGATCAAGTGCTGAAGCTGAATACAGGGGTGTTGCCAATGTCGTTGCCAAAACTTGTTGGTTACGAAATCTGTTGCTCGAACTACATAATCCACTTTCAAAAGCAACTCTAGTTTTTTGTGATAAAGTGAGCGCCGTTTATTTATCCGGTAATCCTGTTCAGCATCAACGAACCAAACACATCGAGTTGGACATTCATTTTGTTCGGGAGAAAGTGGCACGGGGACAAGTTCGCGTGTTACATGTTCCAACGCGTTTTCAAATTGCCGATATTTTTACCAAGGGCCTTCCACGTGTCTTATTTGAAGAATTCAGATACAGCCTTTGCATTCGGGACTCAAATGCTTCGACTGAGGGGGAGTATAAGTCAACATAG